In Oscillospiraceae bacterium, the DNA window GACAGAGGGGTAAGCTCATGCGGAAAACAATTAAGGTTTTACTCATCATTCTGATCATTGTTGTTGTGTTAGTCGCCGCAGGGGTGATTTTTATGTCATCTGTTTCAAAAAAGCTCAATGCGCTTACCCAAACTCAGATTTCGGACATCGATTTATCTGCTGTTGCGGACGGAACATATGAAGGCGAATATAACGCTTTCCCTATTTCGGCTGAGGTTTCGGTTACCGTCAAGAACCACATAATCACAAACATAGACTTGATCAAACACATCAACGGTCAGGGCGGCGCTGCGGAAGCGATTCCGGGGAAAGTCATACAAGCCCAGTCGCTTCAAGTCGACGCGATTACCGGCGCGACCTGCAGCAGCAAAGTCATTTTGCTTGCGATTCGGGATGCGCTGACAAGATCTCCTTCAGCCGGGTAATATTTTTATAACGAAAAGATACGGCCAAACGCTTTTGCGTTGGCCGTATTTTATGATTAACAGCATCGTGGGTTTCCCTTTGGTTTCTTAATTATTGCATTTCTTTAAACAATGCTAAAAATTCGCCTTCCGTGGTCTCATCAAATATTGTCAAGTTGAGTTGAACGAATATTTCGCCGGTATCTCCTTCAAGACAGCGGTAATATTCGATAAATCTCGCATTATCAATTCCGGCAAGAGTATAGGCAAACCGTTCATAGGTCAGTCCGCCGATCTCAACTGCTGTGATATCTTCCGGAATGGCCTTCAAACGAATAGCTCCGAAATTCACGGGGCTTTTCAACTGCCGTGCACTCAGCTGTGCCTGATCCAATGCGGTTGCGGAGGATGCAACAACGTCGTAAAACCTGATGTATAACTTCGAATCATCGGTTTTACTGATGAAGGCATCGACGTAATCCGAATATCTCCCAAGATCTTTATATATATCCGGACTGTAATTGAAACTCTCGATGATGTCAGCGTCACTCTTGATTTGCCAGTCGCCGGGCACGACAAGAGAAATACCGGTCTCTCGGTTGGCATATGTACGCCCGTTCCAAACGCCTCGTCCCGGTATTCCGGATACAGGCTTCCAAATAAACAAAGTGACCGCGAGTGCCGTTATAATCACGATCGCCGCGATTATAAAAAAGAGATTAAAATTCCTGCCCGTCTTCGAAAGTTTAAAATTCGATCCCGGGAAAAATATTGCCATTCTAATACCGGCCCTTTCATTACCATACAGTTATTTTTAATGCGGCAGTATTGAAAATTCCTTCCGCTTCTCTCTGAGAAGGGTATTTAGCATGAATTTTACCCTGACCGGAATATTTTGTCAACCCTGCTTTGCCAAGCACATCTGCTTTTCGAATCGGATATTATAGAGCGGGTCCGTCCGTGCAATCATAAAACGCTGCCGGCATATATACGATTGCATGGGCCTCTCATTGCAAAATATAAAAAGGAAAAATTGTTGATATTTTAATAAATCAAGTGATTTTTAAGAGAAAAGCCCAAAAAATTATTAGATCCGAGAAAGGATGGTTATAAAATGAAACAGAACAGGTTGAAATCTCCGGTTTTTTGGTCGAGCTTGGCCTCGCAGGTACTCACCATTCTCGTCCTCACGGGGGTCATCGGCTCAGCGTGGAGCGCTCCCATCACCGGTATCATTACAGCAGTGCTCCAGATCCTCACCATTTTCGGCTTGCTAAACAATCCGACCGACAGTGAAAACTTCTGACCGGAGGAAAAATCGCCGTGGAGATTATCATTGCCATTCTCGGCAGCGGCGCGCTTTCGGCTTTGATCAGCGGATTATTCGGCATCATCCATGACCGCAGAGCGAAAAAAGACGGCGTCCGCGCGGGTGTCCGCCAACTCTTATATGATAAAATCAAATGCCTCGGAAGAAAATATATTAACGACGACCAAGTCACTTCCGATGATCTCGAAGACCTGATTGATATGCACAAGATTTATCATGATGAACTCAACGGAAACGGGTATCTCGACCATGTCATGGAGGAAGTCAAAAAGCTGAAAATCGCCCCTGTTGAAAAAATCAAACCTTAAATCGTTATTATATCGAAAGCTGCCCCACTAATGATGTGTAAGATTACAATTGATGTGTTACAAAGTAAGGGAAGGAAAAAGGTAGCGAAC includes these proteins:
- a CDS encoding FMN-binding protein translates to MRKTIKVLLIILIIVVVLVAAGVIFMSSVSKKLNALTQTQISDIDLSAVADGTYEGEYNAFPISAEVSVTVKNHIITNIDLIKHINGQGGAAEAIPGKVIQAQSLQVDAITGATCSSKVILLAIRDALTRSPSAG
- a CDS encoding phage holin; this encodes MKQNRLKSPVFWSSLASQVLTILVLTGVIGSAWSAPITGIITAVLQILTIFGLLNNPTDSENF